Proteins co-encoded in one Arthrobacter globiformis genomic window:
- a CDS encoding IclR family transcriptional regulator: MAAGRSAAEADEAQGTDATTADESADLTNKSVIKATVLLSELGRHRQGITVTELAQAVGMTRPTAFRLLLSLEKTGFVDRVDNRYLLGWQVARLGRLADPYTGAIARIQPILDEYAAKLNETISFAVVRSDTSYDVIAEASGSRYLNATHLYVGGNYPAHASATGKLLLSELSDDGIAATLPEKLEAYTARTITNRKALLQEIRQVREQGYAVTDEELEEGLFAVAYPVRDRSDGLIGVLGAQGPVQRFKSDKLPGVVDQLHKAADDVAKALP, from the coding sequence ATGGCGGCGGGACGAAGCGCGGCAGAAGCAGACGAAGCACAAGGAACCGATGCCACGACTGCCGATGAGTCGGCAGACCTGACCAACAAGTCCGTCATTAAGGCAACTGTCCTGCTTAGCGAATTGGGCCGCCACAGGCAGGGCATCACCGTCACGGAACTGGCCCAGGCCGTGGGCATGACCCGCCCGACGGCCTTCCGCCTGCTTCTCAGCCTGGAAAAGACGGGCTTTGTGGACCGCGTGGACAACCGCTATCTGCTGGGCTGGCAGGTGGCCCGGCTGGGCAGGCTTGCCGACCCCTACACGGGCGCCATTGCCAGGATCCAGCCAATCTTGGACGAATACGCCGCGAAACTCAACGAGACGATCAGCTTCGCGGTGGTCCGGAGTGACACGTCCTACGACGTGATCGCCGAAGCCTCGGGCTCCCGCTACCTCAACGCCACCCATCTGTACGTCGGAGGGAACTACCCCGCACACGCCAGTGCTACGGGGAAACTCCTACTTTCTGAACTCAGCGACGACGGTATTGCCGCGACGCTTCCTGAGAAGCTGGAGGCCTACACCGCCCGCACCATTACGAACCGGAAGGCACTCCTGCAGGAGATCCGACAGGTCCGCGAACAGGGCTATGCAGTCACCGATGAGGAGCTTGAAGAGGGCCTTTTCGCCGTCGCCTATCCGGTGCGTGACCGTTCGGACGGGCTGATCGGGGTGCTTGGGGCCCAGGGACCAGTCCAGCGGTTCAAATCTGACAAGCTTCCCGGGGTTGTCGACCAACTGCACAAGGCTGCCGACGATGTCGCGAAGGCTTTGCCCTAG
- a CDS encoding universal stress protein: protein MDAEHFSGPPPLLVGVVPGQHPEVLKTAVGLAQKLSAPLLCAFVDEASYLVEWDPARSAHRLSLHPDKDDDDIRSVTTELKSVITSAIQDGGPAWTLRTLAGDPARALGRLASEVNAPMIIVGTPERGFGHRITELLNGSVAAWLTHHQSRPVLVVPFRMAAHQDRAE, encoded by the coding sequence ATGGATGCAGAGCACTTCAGCGGCCCGCCTCCCCTCCTTGTGGGCGTGGTCCCCGGCCAGCATCCGGAGGTCCTCAAGACCGCAGTCGGCCTGGCCCAGAAGCTGTCGGCCCCCTTGCTCTGCGCCTTTGTGGACGAGGCAAGCTACCTGGTTGAGTGGGATCCGGCGCGCTCCGCGCACCGCCTCTCCCTGCATCCGGATAAGGACGACGACGACATCCGTTCCGTAACCACAGAACTGAAGTCGGTCATCACGTCGGCCATCCAGGACGGCGGACCGGCATGGACCTTGCGGACGCTGGCGGGGGACCCCGCCCGCGCCCTCGGCAGGCTGGCGTCGGAAGTCAATGCTCCGATGATCATTGTTGGTACGCCGGAACGCGGCTTCGGGCACCGCATAACGGAACTCCTCAACGGTTCCGTGGCCGCCTGGCTCACCCACCATCAGAGCCGGCCCGTGCTGGTGGTCCCCTTCCGGATGGCGGCGCATCAGGACCGGGCGGAGTAG
- a CDS encoding fumarylacetoacetate hydrolase family protein, protein MPADTAWSHVAGITIGQDLSERTMQSAGPAPQYSLAKSFPGFGPAGPLLVTSDEFEDPDSIELGCDINAEQVQKGNTSNMVFPVPEIIARLSKVTQLFPGDVELVTYMRGVGEMRHRMQASSTAPRWPSAGPHSR, encoded by the coding sequence ATCCCGGCGGACACGGCGTGGAGCCACGTCGCCGGGATCACCATCGGGCAGGACCTGTCCGAACGCACCATGCAGTCAGCCGGGCCGGCGCCGCAGTACAGCCTCGCCAAGTCCTTCCCCGGGTTCGGGCCAGCCGGTCCGCTGCTGGTCACCTCCGACGAATTCGAGGACCCTGACAGCATCGAACTGGGCTGTGACATCAACGCCGAACAGGTCCAGAAGGGCAACACCTCGAACATGGTCTTCCCGGTTCCGGAGATCATCGCCCGCCTCTCCAAAGTCACGCAGCTGTTCCCCGGAGACGTCGAACTCGTCACCTACATGCGCGGCGTCGGCGAAATGCGCCACCGGATGCAGGCATCCTCCACGGCTCCCCGATGGCCGTCAGCGGGGCCCCACAGCCGGTGA
- a CDS encoding metal-sensitive transcriptional regulator: METSEGRTPTAPNEEAITESLQHGYTADKDAYLRRLRRIEGQVRGIARMVEEDKYCIDILTQVAAVTKALHAVSLGLVEEHIGHCVVGAASEPDPDLRAEAIDVKVKEAAGAIGRLLR; the protein is encoded by the coding sequence ATGGAGACTTCCGAAGGACGGACGCCCACGGCGCCCAACGAAGAAGCTATTACTGAATCCCTGCAGCACGGCTACACGGCGGACAAGGACGCGTACCTGCGCCGGCTCCGGCGGATCGAGGGACAGGTCCGCGGAATCGCCCGGATGGTCGAGGAGGACAAGTACTGCATCGACATCCTGACGCAGGTCGCGGCCGTTACCAAGGCCCTGCACGCCGTCAGCCTGGGCCTTGTGGAAGAACACATCGGCCACTGCGTTGTCGGGGCGGCCTCTGAACCTGATCCGGACCTGCGGGCAGAAGCCATCGACGTCAAGGTCAAGGAGGCGGCGGGTGCCATCGGGCGCCTCCTGCGCTAG
- a CDS encoding MoaD/ThiS family protein — MAEISVVLPSVLQPLAGGQSILTTPADGAVTVGCLLDSVTGTYPVLARRLRDETGALRRYVNIYVNGEEVRRLRGLETEVSAGQEVLIIQSVAGG, encoded by the coding sequence GTGGCTGAGATCAGCGTGGTCCTTCCCAGCGTCCTCCAGCCGCTCGCCGGCGGGCAGTCCATACTGACTACACCCGCCGACGGGGCGGTGACTGTGGGGTGTTTGCTGGATTCCGTGACCGGGACCTACCCGGTGCTCGCCAGGCGGCTGCGGGACGAAACTGGTGCCCTCCGCCGCTACGTGAATATTTACGTGAACGGTGAGGAGGTCCGGCGTCTCCGCGGCCTGGAAACGGAGGTTTCTGCCGGCCAGGAAGTGCTGATTATTCAGTCGGTAGCCGGCGGTTAG
- a CDS encoding heavy-metal-associated domain-containing protein, with protein sequence MSTISTKVHVSGMTCGHCVSAVSEELEALAGVEEIDIDLNAGGVSTVTITSTQKLSPSEIGEAVAEAGYVVVANEA encoded by the coding sequence ATGAGCACCATCTCCACAAAAGTCCACGTCTCCGGAATGACCTGCGGGCACTGTGTGTCCGCCGTCAGCGAGGAGCTCGAGGCACTTGCCGGCGTCGAGGAGATCGATATCGACCTCAATGCCGGCGGCGTTTCGACTGTCACCATCACCTCCACGCAGAAGCTCTCCCCCTCGGAAATCGGCGAGGCAGTGGCCGAGGCGGGCTACGTGGTGGTGGCCAACGAGGCCTAA
- a CDS encoding Y-family DNA polymerase: MSETRQQIALVDVNCFYASAERAFDPSLEGKPLVVLSNNDGCAVTRSPEAKALGISTGEPWFKLAPRAKEWGLVARSSNYELYGDISARVMELLGRYSAWLEVYSIDEAFLGIKGSPEHVVGLGRTMKAAVQRNVGVPVCVGIASTKTLAKLANRWAKNNPGLGGVCRWESMPPEARELLMARLPVSEVWGVAGRLERRLNAMGICSILELSRADPVMVRDRLSVVPMRTVLELRGTPCIPLEEERPGRDQLIFSRSFSTPLTSVPEFRQVLSVYAQQASARLARHHLQAKVLTAFAGTSHYNPNDKSFPSVCVPLPMPTSDPVLLTRAAHALLPAIQDGVKYARAGIMVTDLRPSGNQQPLELFTNPHEERGIGPLVEQISRKYGRGTIGLGFAGLRSGLDWSMKRGMRSPRYTTHWDELPVVRAA; encoded by the coding sequence ATGTCTGAAACGCGGCAGCAGATAGCCCTGGTGGACGTGAATTGCTTTTACGCCAGCGCGGAGCGTGCCTTCGACCCCTCCCTCGAAGGCAAACCGCTGGTCGTGCTCTCCAACAACGACGGCTGCGCCGTGACCCGCAGTCCGGAGGCCAAGGCCCTGGGGATCAGCACGGGCGAACCGTGGTTCAAGCTCGCCCCTCGGGCCAAGGAGTGGGGCCTCGTTGCCCGGTCCAGCAACTATGAACTGTACGGCGACATCAGTGCCCGCGTCATGGAACTGCTGGGACGCTACTCGGCCTGGCTCGAGGTGTACAGCATCGACGAGGCCTTCCTGGGCATCAAGGGCAGCCCCGAACACGTGGTGGGGCTCGGACGGACCATGAAGGCCGCGGTCCAGCGCAACGTCGGGGTGCCCGTGTGCGTCGGCATCGCCAGCACCAAAACCCTCGCCAAACTCGCCAACCGGTGGGCCAAGAACAACCCCGGGCTTGGAGGGGTGTGCCGCTGGGAGTCGATGCCCCCGGAGGCGCGTGAGCTGCTCATGGCCCGGCTGCCGGTCTCGGAGGTCTGGGGCGTGGCGGGCCGGCTGGAAAGGCGGCTGAACGCCATGGGGATCTGCTCCATCCTGGAGCTTAGCCGGGCAGACCCGGTGATGGTACGCGACCGCTTGTCGGTAGTGCCGATGCGCACTGTGTTGGAACTGCGCGGAACACCCTGCATTCCGCTGGAGGAGGAACGCCCGGGGCGGGACCAACTGATCTTCTCCCGTTCGTTTTCCACACCCCTGACCTCGGTCCCCGAATTTCGCCAGGTCCTGAGCGTCTATGCCCAGCAGGCGAGTGCCCGGCTGGCCCGGCACCACCTTCAGGCCAAGGTCCTTACCGCGTTCGCCGGCACGTCCCATTACAACCCGAACGACAAGTCGTTTCCCTCGGTGTGCGTTCCGCTGCCCATGCCAACCTCAGACCCGGTGCTGCTCACCAGAGCTGCCCACGCCCTGCTTCCCGCGATCCAGGACGGCGTCAAATACGCCCGTGCCGGCATCATGGTCACCGACCTGCGGCCTTCCGGCAATCAGCAGCCCCTGGAGCTCTTCACCAACCCGCACGAGGAACGCGGGATCGGCCCGCTGGTTGAGCAGATCAGCCGGAAGTACGGCAGGGGCACGATCGGGCTAGGGTTCGCAGGCCTGAGGAGCGGCCTGGACTGGAGCATGAAGCGTGGAATGCGTTCACCGCGCTACACCACGCACTGGGACGAGTTACCGGTGGTGCGCGCAGCCTGA
- a CDS encoding WD40/YVTN/BNR-like repeat-containing protein: MGCMNASESFVLAIGTKKGLWLATSQDRKQWSFSGPHFLMSEIPSIGIDRRDGRTRIMVGVRSEHWGPYVAHSDDLGATWTEPEQGAIKFPEGTDAAVERIWQIYPDAESRPGVVWAGAEPISVWKSTDGGEHFELNRGLWDHPHRSEWGAGYGGAAAHSIVVNPAGDNVHVAMSTGGVYRSLDGGTSWEPRNKGISAYFMPDPNPEFGQCVHKIAADAAVEGRLYAQNHHGVYRTDDNAENWESIAEGLPADFGFVMLTHPRRAGTAWVVPLKADGERIPPDGKLAVHRTDDAGATWKRLDSGLPQSEFNAVLRDAAAVDSAEPAGVYFGTRGGAVYASADEGETFAEVASHLPDVLCVRAAVVAGAPVTAAASA, from the coding sequence ATGGGGTGCATGAATGCCTCAGAGAGTTTCGTTTTAGCAATCGGGACCAAAAAGGGCCTCTGGCTGGCCACCAGCCAGGACCGGAAGCAGTGGTCCTTTTCCGGCCCGCACTTCCTGATGAGCGAGATACCCAGCATCGGAATCGACAGACGGGACGGCCGCACACGCATCATGGTGGGGGTGCGGTCCGAGCACTGGGGCCCCTACGTTGCCCACTCAGATGACCTCGGCGCCACCTGGACTGAGCCCGAGCAGGGCGCCATCAAGTTCCCAGAAGGCACCGATGCCGCTGTGGAACGGATCTGGCAGATCTACCCCGACGCGGAATCCCGACCGGGGGTGGTCTGGGCCGGCGCGGAGCCGATTTCGGTGTGGAAATCGACCGACGGCGGTGAGCACTTCGAGCTGAACCGCGGTCTGTGGGACCACCCGCACCGCAGTGAGTGGGGTGCCGGTTATGGTGGCGCAGCCGCCCACTCGATCGTGGTCAACCCCGCCGGGGACAACGTGCACGTGGCCATGAGCACCGGGGGAGTGTACCGCTCGCTCGACGGCGGGACGTCCTGGGAGCCGCGGAACAAAGGCATCTCCGCCTACTTCATGCCCGATCCCAACCCGGAATTCGGCCAGTGCGTGCACAAGATTGCGGCGGATGCCGCCGTCGAAGGCCGCCTTTACGCGCAGAACCACCACGGCGTGTACCGCACCGATGACAACGCCGAGAACTGGGAATCGATAGCGGAGGGCCTGCCGGCCGACTTCGGGTTCGTCATGCTGACGCACCCCAGGCGTGCAGGCACGGCCTGGGTTGTCCCCTTAAAGGCCGACGGCGAACGCATCCCGCCGGACGGAAAGCTCGCCGTCCACCGTACCGACGACGCAGGCGCCACCTGGAAGCGCCTGGACTCCGGGCTCCCGCAGTCAGAATTCAACGCCGTGCTCCGTGACGCGGCCGCCGTGGATTCCGCTGAACCCGCCGGGGTGTACTTCGGAACGCGAGGGGGCGCGGTGTATGCGAGCGCCGACGAAGGTGAAACCTTTGCGGAGGTGGCGTCCCACCTGCCGGATGTGTTGTGCGTCCGCGCTGCTGTTGTGGCCGGAGCCCCGGTTACCGCGGCGGCATCTGCATGA